A section of the Thermodesulfobacteriota bacterium genome encodes:
- a CDS encoding AMP-binding protein yields the protein MIKNILKSNTRRYPNANAIIFKDIRYTFREFNERINSLANALMDMGLSKGDWVAMIADDCFQHVELFWAGAKIGVATSVLNPALHEKDFFHLIINGKAAAVVCGNKYRNLVESLRPTLESAKGYITLGPSDKGFVGYEELISTSSSREPDIEINENDLLYFANTSGTTGISKQVVHTHKSLFATALMDLDAMNYDMSPGGVSLVGGPHFWAYLLPRITIPCFYMGCTLAIPSDLTPKGFLQTIEKEKVTNLTTGTAFLQQIMDYPDLDKYDYSSLRRIFIFGYYPPEVWRRAVELFGNIFVVGYGLSEIGLITFLPPEDFIFEGPPEKVRRLKSCGREALCVDARVVDDQGEDVQPGQVGEIIAKGPDIMKGYWTAPEATAQTIRGGYVYTGDLATVDEEGYIYLAGRKKDSITTQGRMVLPSEIEEIILQHPQVFEAAVIGIPDEKLGEAIKAIVVKRGGAVAEEEIIILCQKNLPDYAVPRSVDFTESLPKTASGRVQRYKLREKYL from the coding sequence ATGATAAAAAACATCCTCAAGAGTAATACCAGACGGTACCCTAATGCAAATGCTATAATTTTTAAAGACATACGATATACCTTCAGGGAATTCAATGAGCGTATCAATAGCCTTGCAAACGCACTGATGGATATGGGCTTGAGTAAGGGCGATTGGGTGGCTATGATTGCTGATGATTGCTTTCAGCATGTGGAATTGTTTTGGGCAGGGGCAAAGATAGGAGTGGCGACATCAGTACTAAATCCAGCTTTACACGAAAAGGACTTTTTTCACCTGATCATTAATGGCAAAGCCGCTGCTGTAGTCTGCGGTAATAAGTATCGTAATCTGGTGGAATCACTACGCCCTACCCTCGAAAGTGCAAAAGGCTATATTACTCTTGGCCCATCAGACAAGGGCTTTGTGGGCTATGAGGAACTCATATCGACGTCTTCGTCTCGTGAGCCAGACATTGAGATTAATGAAAACGATTTACTCTACTTCGCCAATACGAGCGGGACAACCGGCATCTCAAAGCAGGTGGTGCACACGCATAAAAGTCTTTTTGCAACTGCCCTGATGGATTTAGATGCAATGAACTATGATATGAGTCCTGGGGGTGTTAGCCTTGTTGGCGGTCCTCATTTCTGGGCATATTTACTTCCAAGAATAACAATACCCTGCTTTTATATGGGTTGTACCCTGGCTATCCCATCTGACCTCACACCTAAAGGTTTTCTCCAGACCATTGAAAAGGAGAAAGTAACTAACTTAACCACAGGCACCGCATTTTTACAGCAGATTATGGATTATCCTGACCTTGATAAGTATGACTACTCCAGCTTGCGCCGTATATTTATATTTGGATATTATCCTCCAGAGGTGTGGCGAAGAGCGGTAGAGTTATTTGGAAATATCTTTGTAGTGGGGTATGGTCTAAGTGAGATAGGGCTAATCACTTTTCTTCCCCCTGAGGACTTCATCTTCGAAGGCCCGCCAGAAAAGGTGAGAAGATTGAAGTCCTGTGGCAGAGAAGCCCTATGTGTTGATGCAAGAGTGGTGGATGATCAAGGAGAGGATGTTCAACCAGGTCAGGTTGGTGAGATTATTGCTAAGGGACCTGACATAATGAAAGGCTATTGGACTGCACCTGAAGCTACGGCACAGACTATAAGAGGAGGCTACGTCTACACCGGTGACCTGGCCACGGTAGATGAGGAGGGATATATCTACCTTGCTGGCAGGAAGAAGGATAGCATCACCACTCAGGGGAGGATGGTCTTACCTTCAGAGATAGAAGAAATCATATTGCAGCATCCGCAGGTTTTTGAGGCAGCAGTAATAGGTATACCAGATGAAAAACTGGGCGAGGCAATTAAAGCCATCGTAGTAAAGAGAGGAGGAGCGGTCGCTGAGGAAGAGATAATTATACTCTGTCAGAAAAACCTTCCTGACTATGCAGTTCCGAGATCGGTAGATTTTACCGAAAGCTTACCAAAAACCGCATCAGGTAGGGTGCAGAGATACAAATTACGAGAGAAATACTTATAA
- a CDS encoding phosphoglycerate kinase, with the protein MPIRYINDLDISGKRLLIRVDFNVPLDEMGNITDDTRIRGVLPTINYALDEGAKVILASHMGRPKGKVDEKLSLEPVARRLRRLLKKDVVMAKDCIGNDVEKIVDDMNSNYVVLLENLRFHIEEEKNDESFAKELARLADVYINDAFAMSHRPHASVVAVTRFFDVCGAGFLMKKELNYFARAMDNPARPLVAIIGGAKVSNKLAALENVIKKVDKLIVGGGMAFTFLKALGYDVGKSLVEDTLIDTAQRILKSAKKRKVKFYLPVDCVVADRFDPEAETKITTFQEIPKGWMALDIGPATTTLFAQALQDAKTIIWNGPMGAFEMDAFSRGTLAMVSHVANSYALTIVGGGDTDVAVHRAGELSNISYISTGGGAFINLLEGKQLPGIEALRNQK; encoded by the coding sequence GTGCCGATAAGATATATAAACGACCTGGATATTAGTGGGAAAAGATTACTTATAAGGGTTGATTTCAATGTTCCGCTTGATGAGATGGGCAATATTACTGATGATACCAGAATAAGAGGAGTCCTTCCAACCATAAATTATGCCCTCGATGAAGGTGCCAAGGTGATTCTGGCATCCCATATGGGTAGGCCAAAAGGTAAGGTTGATGAAAAACTGAGTTTGGAACCGGTAGCAAGAAGACTTAGGAGATTATTAAAAAAAGATGTTGTTATGGCCAAAGACTGTATTGGTAATGATGTAGAGAAGATTGTTGATGATATGAACTCAAATTATGTTGTTCTCCTGGAGAACCTTAGATTTCATATCGAAGAAGAGAAAAATGATGAGAGTTTTGCAAAAGAGTTAGCCAGGTTAGCAGACGTGTATATCAATGACGCCTTTGCTATGTCTCACAGACCCCATGCCTCGGTAGTTGCCGTAACCAGATTCTTCGATGTATGCGGCGCTGGATTTTTGATGAAAAAAGAGCTTAATTACTTTGCCAGAGCGATGGATAATCCAGCCAGACCACTGGTGGCTATCATAGGGGGTGCCAAGGTTTCAAATAAACTGGCTGCGTTGGAAAATGTTATCAAGAAAGTGGATAAGTTAATAGTTGGGGGAGGGATGGCATTCACCTTTCTTAAAGCCCTTGGATATGATGTTGGAAAATCGTTGGTTGAAGACACATTAATAGATACAGCACAGAGGATTTTAAAATCTGCAAAGAAAAGAAAAGTAAAGTTTTACCTGCCTGTAGATTGTGTTGTTGCAGACAGGTTTGACCCTGAGGCAGAGACCAAGATCACTACATTCCAGGAAATTCCCAAAGGCTGGATGGCTTTGGATATTGGTCCTGCTACCACCACACTTTTTGCTCAAGCCCTGCAGGATGCCAAGACCATTATCTGGAATGGGCCTATGGGGGCATTTGAGATGGACGCGTTTAGCAGAGGAACATTAGCAATGGTAAGTCATGTTGCCAATTCTTATGCACTGACTATTGTTGGTGGTGGAGACACAGATGTAGCTGTTCACAGAGCTGGAGAATTAAGCAATATATCCTATATATCCACTGGTGGAGGCGCCTTTATAAATTTGCTGGAGGGCAAGCAACTCCCCGGAATCGAGGCATTGAGGAACCAAAAGTAA
- the gap gene encoding type I glyceraldehyde-3-phosphate dehydrogenase translates to MAIKLAINGFGRIGRYIVRAAVDRNDVDIVAVNARSDAKTLAHLLKYDSIHRSFPGEIKQKGDTIVVNGKEIKATKVTGKVSELPWKELGIDIVMETTGKFRDRESTSQHLVAGAKKVIIGAPGKEVDATLVYGVNESSYNPLKHHVVSNASCTTNCLAPVAKVLHENFGIVKGLMTTIHSYTMDQRLLDGSHKDLRRARAAALSMIPTTTGAAVAVAQVIPELKGKLDGLAIRVPTPNVSLVDLVADLSRNVTVEEVNGALKKASEGDLKGILLYCDEELVSVDFTSSAFSSIVDAPTTSVMGGNMVKVLAWYDNESGFSNRMIDLAAYMGEKLN, encoded by the coding sequence ATGGCTATAAAATTGGCTATTAATGGTTTTGGGAGGATAGGGAGGTATATCGTCAGGGCGGCTGTTGACAGGAATGATGTTGACATAGTGGCTGTTAATGCCAGATCTGACGCTAAGACACTTGCTCATCTTCTTAAATACGATTCAATCCACAGGTCTTTCCCTGGCGAGATTAAACAAAAAGGTGATACAATTGTTGTCAATGGTAAAGAGATTAAGGCAACAAAGGTGACCGGTAAGGTTAGCGAGCTTCCCTGGAAAGAACTGGGAATTGACATTGTTATGGAGACTACAGGTAAGTTTCGAGACAGGGAAAGCACCTCACAACATCTTGTTGCCGGGGCAAAGAAGGTAATTATTGGAGCTCCCGGTAAGGAAGTTGATGCTACTCTGGTATATGGGGTTAATGAATCCAGCTATAACCCTTTGAAACACCACGTGGTATCCAATGCCTCCTGTACTACCAATTGTCTGGCTCCTGTTGCCAAAGTTTTGCATGAAAACTTTGGTATAGTGAAGGGATTAATGACAACAATCCATTCTTATACTATGGACCAGAGGTTACTGGATGGGTCACATAAGGACTTAAGGAGAGCCAGGGCAGCAGCTTTATCTATGATTCCAACAACTACCGGTGCTGCTGTGGCAGTTGCCCAGGTCATACCTGAATTAAAAGGCAAACTGGATGGATTGGCAATTAGGGTGCCTACACCAAATGTGTCCCTGGTTGATTTAGTAGCTGATCTCAGCAGAAATGTAACCGTGGAAGAGGTAAATGGTGCGTTAAAAAAGGCATCAGAGGGAGATCTAAAGGGTATCCTTTTGTATTGTGATGAGGAACTGGTTTCTGTTGATTTTACAAGCAGCGCTTTTTCATCTATTGTAGATGCACCAACAACCAGCGTCATGGGTGGAAACATGGTAAAGGTATTAGCATGGTATGATAATGAAAGCGGGTTTTCTAACAGAATGATTGACCTTGCTGCCTATATGGGAGAGAAACTAAATTAA